A DNA window from Arachis duranensis cultivar V14167 chromosome 3, aradu.V14167.gnm2.J7QH, whole genome shotgun sequence contains the following coding sequences:
- the LOC107480032 gene encoding bidirectional sugar transporter SWEET14 yields the protein MAMTRESWAFVFGLIGNVISFAVFLAPIPTFYQIYKKKTSEGFQSLPYVVALFSAMLWIYYALVKKDAALLLITINTFGIVVETAYLAIFLFYAPKKARFSTIKLLMLLNVFGFGAMLLATLYLSKGAKRLAIIGWICLVFNISVFAAPLFIMRKVIKTRSVEYMPFTLSFFLTINAVMWFFYGLFLKDYYIALPNTLGFLFGIIQMVLYLMYRNATPVALQEPVKAQELNGHTIDVLKIDTNHALAKV from the exons ATGGCCATGACCCGTGAATCTTGGGCTTTTGTGTTTGGCCTCATAG GCAACGTGATCTCTTTTGCGGTGTTCCTTGCTCCAAT ACCGACCTTCTACCAAATATATAAGAAGAAAACGAGCGAGGGATTTCAGTCACTTCCATATGTGGTTGCACTCTTTAGTGCAATGCTTTGGATTTACTATGCATTGGTTAAGAAAGATGCTGCTCTTCTTCTTATCACCATTAATACCTTTGGAATTGTTGTAGAAACTGCTTACCTTGCCATCTTCCTGTTTTATGCCCCAAAGAAGGCTAGG TTTTCCACTATCAAGCTTCTTATGTTGCTGAATGTGTTTGGATTTGGAGCTATGTTGTTGGCAACTCTGTACCTATCTAAGGGAGCGAAGCGTCTTGCTATCATTGGATGGATTTGTCTCGTTTTTAACATTAGTGTTTTTGCTGCGCCTCTCTTCATCATG AGGAAAGTGATCAAGACGAGGAGTGTGGAGTACATGCCATTCACTTTGTCCTTCTTCTTAACCATCAACGCCGTTATGTGGTTCTTCTATGGCCTTTTCCTCAAAGACTACTACATTGCt CTTCCGAACACGCTGGGATTTCTGTTCGGGATCATTCAGATGGTGCTGTATTTGATGTACAGAAATGCGACACCGGTGGCACTGCAAGAGCCAGTGAAAGCACAAGAGCTTAATGGCCACACCATCGATGTTCTCAAGATCGACACCAATCATGCTCTTGCCAAAGTCTAA